A genome region from Coprococcus phoceensis includes the following:
- a CDS encoding Gfo/Idh/MocA family protein yields MKLKVGVIGCGGIATGRHIPAYINNPNTDLVAVYDSSVEKGEKIEEEYGVKAYKNLSEMLMHPGLEAVSVCTPEMTHRDIVIEALKSGKHVLCEKPMALDSKQAEEMLKVAKKTKRILMISYNQRIYEPHWKAKELLKQDIIGKPIAFRSFLSHGGPEIPYMERTGRSDFFDKNGGNGGVLLSVGCHRIDLIPWMFETQITEIMTFATVLDKKKSNGIPIDNEDTAMLLLKCQNGLSGMLYTSWCVYGCNDRETHIFGTEGVMKLFEDPWSIAVYKKNGEKIFYDLKKWAARGSEGATEIINRFISCVLEKKTPFVTPEEGVQCMKVLDAARRSAKTGTWEKVY; encoded by the coding sequence ATGAAACTTAAAGTCGGTGTAATAGGTTGCGGGGGGATTGCCACTGGAAGGCATATTCCGGCGTATATCAATAATCCCAATACAGATTTGGTGGCAGTGTATGATTCGTCTGTAGAAAAGGGAGAGAAAATTGAAGAAGAGTATGGAGTAAAAGCGTATAAGAATCTGAGTGAGATGTTAATGCATCCGGGGCTTGAAGCTGTAAGTGTATGTACGCCGGAAATGACTCATAGAGATATTGTTATCGAGGCATTGAAATCAGGAAAGCATGTTTTATGTGAAAAGCCAATGGCTCTTGACTCAAAACAGGCGGAAGAAATGCTTAAGGTGGCAAAAAAAACCAAAAGGATTCTTATGATCTCGTATAATCAGCGGATTTACGAACCTCATTGGAAAGCAAAAGAGTTGTTAAAACAAGATATAATTGGAAAGCCAATAGCTTTTCGAAGTTTCTTATCGCATGGTGGTCCGGAAATACCGTATATGGAAAGGACTGGGCGATCCGATTTTTTTGACAAAAACGGAGGGAACGGTGGCGTTCTTTTATCGGTAGGCTGTCATCGTATTGATCTGATTCCTTGGATGTTTGAAACGCAGATTACAGAAATTATGACTTTTGCAACTGTGTTGGATAAGAAAAAATCAAATGGAATACCTATTGATAATGAAGATACCGCTATGTTGCTCCTAAAGTGTCAGAATGGGTTAAGTGGCATGTTATATACAAGTTGGTGTGTGTATGGGTGTAATGATCGTGAAACTCATATTTTTGGTACAGAAGGGGTTATGAAATTGTTTGAAGACCCATGGTCGATTGCAGTTTATAAGAAGAATGGTGAAAAAATATTTTATGATTTAAAAAAATGGGCGGCAAGAGGATCTGAAGGAGCAACGGAGATTATAAACAGATTCATTTCTTGTGTCCTAGAAAAGAAAACACCATTTGTAACGCCGGAAGAAGGAGTGCAGTGCATGAAAGTTCTTGACGCTGCGCGTAGATCGGCTAAGACGGGAACATGGGAAAAAGTATATTAA
- a CDS encoding ABC transporter ATP-binding protein: MDHNERFIRIEGLTKEFDVGRSFLEKGQKLRAVDNVSLDIKRGETLGLVGESGCGKSTFGRCVLRLIEPTEGKVLYENKDLLQFSKDEMRKMRRKLQMVFQDPYASLNPRMTVMEIIKAPLDVYKIGTKEERIEKVLEMAKIVGLNADAMNRYPHEFSGGQRQRIVIARALILNPEFIVCDEPVSALDVSIRSQVLNLIHDIQKKYNLSYLFISHDLSVVKHISDRVAVMYLGSIVEIAEKNELFSNPLHPYTQALLSAIPIPDVDAERKQIYLEGEVPSPLNPPSGCRFHTRCQYASQKCRELRPELNDIGNGHCIACHCAGKEKER, translated from the coding sequence ATGGATCATAACGAGAGGTTTATACGGATTGAGGGATTGACCAAAGAGTTTGACGTTGGAAGAAGTTTTTTGGAAAAAGGACAAAAACTTAGAGCGGTTGATAATGTATCTCTTGACATAAAAAGAGGAGAGACTTTGGGGTTAGTTGGAGAAAGCGGTTGTGGAAAGTCTACATTTGGAAGATGTGTTCTTAGACTTATTGAGCCAACTGAAGGGAAAGTTTTGTATGAGAACAAAGATTTGCTGCAATTTAGTAAAGATGAAATGCGGAAAATGAGACGAAAATTGCAGATGGTTTTCCAGGATCCGTACGCGTCACTTAATCCGAGAATGACAGTAATGGAAATAATTAAAGCGCCGCTTGATGTGTATAAAATTGGAACTAAAGAAGAACGGATTGAAAAAGTGCTTGAAATGGCAAAAATAGTCGGCCTAAATGCTGATGCGATGAATCGGTATCCACATGAGTTTTCGGGGGGGCAACGTCAAAGAATAGTTATTGCAAGGGCATTGATTTTAAATCCAGAATTTATTGTGTGTGATGAACCGGTCTCGGCCCTAGATGTATCTATAAGGAGTCAGGTTCTAAATCTGATTCATGATATCCAGAAGAAATATAATTTGTCTTACTTATTTATTTCTCATGATTTAAGTGTAGTAAAGCATATAAGTGACCGAGTTGCAGTTATGTATTTGGGAAGTATTGTAGAAATAGCGGAGAAAAATGAACTGTTTTCTAATCCGCTTCATCCGTATACCCAAGCGCTGTTATCAGCTATTCCAATTCCGGATGTAGATGCAGAAAGAAAGCAGATTTATCTTGAAGGCGAGGTTCCGAGTCCGTTAAATCCTCCAAGCGGTTGCAGATTTCATACACGCTGTCAATATGCTTCCCAAAAGTGTAGAGAATTAAGACCTGAATTAAATGATATTGGAAACGGCCATTGTATAGCATGCCATTGTGCTGGGAAGGAGAAGGAAAGATGA
- a CDS encoding ABC transporter ATP-binding protein, which yields MESTVLNVNNLKVGFWSDKELFYAVQDVSFSLQRGKTLGIVGESGCGKSVTCLSMLKLLSERNTKIDDESSVKIHDRELTEVSKKEMCRIRGNEIAMIFQDSMTSLNPVMTIEKQMMEPFIIHQNMKKKQARQKALEMLKKVGIPSPEAKMKQYPHQLSGGQRQRIMIAMALSCNPEILIADEPTTALDVTIQAQIVKLMKELQTNSGTSIILITHDMGIVAEMADEIMVMYAGNVVEKAEKRELFKNPMHPYTRGLLASIPSLSKSVDRLYTIEGVVPSLKKMPKGCRFCDRCPSAMTRCREENPELIHREGRMIRCFLYDDTNREESN from the coding sequence ATGGAAAGCACCGTATTGAATGTCAATAATCTGAAAGTAGGTTTCTGGTCAGATAAAGAACTGTTTTATGCCGTACAAGACGTCAGCTTTTCCTTACAGCGAGGAAAAACTTTAGGAATTGTTGGAGAAAGTGGATGCGGAAAAAGTGTAACTTGTTTATCGATGTTGAAACTGCTTTCTGAGAGAAATACAAAGATTGATGACGAGTCGTCTGTAAAAATTCATGATCGTGAACTGACAGAAGTAAGTAAAAAAGAAATGTGCCGAATCAGAGGAAATGAAATTGCAATGATTTTTCAAGATTCAATGACTTCGTTAAATCCGGTTATGACTATTGAGAAGCAAATGATGGAACCATTTATTATTCATCAGAATATGAAAAAGAAACAGGCACGACAGAAGGCGTTGGAGATGTTAAAAAAAGTTGGAATACCATCGCCTGAAGCAAAAATGAAGCAATATCCTCACCAGTTGAGTGGGGGACAAAGACAAAGAATTATGATTGCAATGGCGTTATCGTGCAATCCAGAAATATTGATTGCGGATGAACCAACTACCGCATTGGATGTGACGATACAGGCACAGATTGTGAAACTTATGAAGGAATTACAAACTAATTCCGGTACGTCTATTATCCTTATTACACATGATATGGGAATTGTTGCAGAAATGGCTGATGAGATTATGGTGATGTATGCGGGAAATGTAGTGGAAAAAGCAGAAAAGAGAGAGCTTTTTAAAAATCCCATGCATCCTTACACACGAGGATTGCTTGCTTCCATTCCCTCTTTGTCGAAAAGTGTTGATCGTTTATATACAATTGAAGGTGTTGTTCCGAGCTTGAAGAAAATGCCTAAAGGTTGTAGGTTTTGCGACAGGTGTCCATCAGCAATGACAAGGTGCAGAGAGGAGAATCCTGAATTGATACATAGGGAAGGACGGATGATTCGTTGTTTTTTATACGACGATACAAACAGAGAGGAGTCAAATTAG
- a CDS encoding ABC transporter permease codes for MKDVIKRFCTHRLAMAGLCVLLVELVLLFLLPLLMKLEPYEIYSGFGSAPSKEHILGTDSTGRDLFARLIYGGRTSLFVGFFSVLISFAIGVPLGMIAGFYRGIAETVIMRIADVFLSFPSMVFVLVLVSVIGPSITSATVVIGIMGWPGFARQLYGSVISVREKDYIEGARAIGTSNFVIMFRYILPNAFAPIIIAFTFGIANAVLQESGLSFLGMGVQVPEASWGNMLYAAQSVSVISSKPWMWLPPGICLLITILSINLFGDGLRDALDPKMKI; via the coding sequence ATGAAAGATGTAATAAAAAGATTTTGCACACACAGACTGGCTATGGCAGGCTTATGCGTGTTGTTGGTAGAATTAGTTTTACTCTTTCTTTTGCCATTACTTATGAAGTTGGAACCTTATGAAATTTACAGCGGATTTGGTTCCGCCCCTAGTAAAGAACATATATTAGGGACAGACAGCACAGGTCGGGACTTGTTTGCGAGATTAATTTATGGTGGAAGGACTTCTTTATTTGTTGGATTTTTTTCTGTATTGATCAGTTTTGCAATCGGAGTTCCTCTGGGAATGATAGCAGGGTTTTATCGCGGAATAGCGGAAACAGTTATAATGCGTATTGCTGATGTTTTTCTGTCATTTCCATCAATGGTATTTGTATTAGTACTTGTTTCAGTGATCGGTCCTTCAATAACATCGGCGACTGTTGTGATTGGTATAATGGGGTGGCCAGGATTTGCCAGGCAACTATATGGAAGCGTTATATCTGTCAGAGAAAAAGATTATATAGAAGGGGCGAGAGCTATTGGAACATCTAATTTTGTTATTATGTTTCGCTATATTTTGCCCAACGCTTTTGCTCCAATTATTATTGCGTTTACTTTTGGTATTGCAAATGCTGTTTTGCAGGAATCGGGACTTAGCTTTTTAGGAATGGGAGTACAGGTTCCAGAAGCATCTTGGGGGAATATGTTGTATGCAGCACAGTCAGTTTCTGTTATATCTTCTAAGCCATGGATGTGGCTTCCGCCAGGAATATGCCTGTTGATAACAATTTTGAGCATTAACTTGTTTGGAGATGGATTGAGAGATGCTTTGGACCCGAAAATGAAAATATAG
- a CDS encoding ABC transporter permease translates to MAKYIVKRMLIAILTFLGITVLVYVLASLAPGSPVEMILGSTSNLTESDVERLEAQLGLDQPVYVQYLIWLKNVLSGNLGTSYRTMRPVAGMVAERIGPTLMLTVTALIIALVIAIPLGIISAYKPYSAWDYGSSVFAFIGAATPNFFAAMILIYVFSIKAGWLPTSGMYDVQGPQNLATLVHHIILPVITLMLQYVGVYTRYMRSSMLEVLSDDYIRTARAKGLREKTVIFKHALKNSLIPLVTQVGLSLPALIGGTIITEQVFGWPGMGTLMVQSINYRDYPTIMGITVLIAGFVLVGNIVIDLFYSVLDPRVSR, encoded by the coding sequence GTATATTGTTAAACGAATGTTGATTGCCATACTTACATTTCTAGGAATAACAGTGCTTGTGTATGTTTTGGCATCTTTGGCTCCGGGGAGTCCGGTGGAAATGATACTTGGAAGTACTAGTAATTTGACGGAAAGTGACGTGGAAAGGTTAGAGGCTCAGTTAGGACTGGATCAGCCGGTATATGTTCAGTATCTCATATGGTTGAAAAATGTACTCTCGGGTAACCTTGGGACGTCGTATAGAACAATGCGACCAGTAGCGGGAATGGTTGCTGAGAGAATAGGTCCGACATTAATGCTTACGGTTACAGCCCTTATTATTGCCCTTGTTATTGCAATCCCGTTAGGGATTATATCGGCATATAAACCTTATTCTGCATGGGATTATGGCTCGTCTGTATTTGCTTTTATTGGTGCGGCAACTCCTAATTTTTTTGCGGCTATGATTCTCATTTATGTGTTTAGCATAAAGGCTGGATGGTTGCCAACAAGTGGCATGTATGATGTGCAGGGACCACAAAATTTAGCGACATTGGTACACCATATTATTCTTCCGGTTATAACTCTGATGCTTCAATATGTAGGTGTTTATACGAGATATATGAGAAGCAGTATGCTGGAAGTGTTAAGTGATGACTACATAAGAACTGCTCGGGCAAAAGGACTGAGAGAAAAAACGGTGATTTTTAAACATGCTCTAAAAAATTCATTGATTCCATTAGTTACACAAGTAGGTTTATCACTTCCGGCTTTGATTGGAGGCACTATTATTACAGAACAGGTGTTTGGCTGGCCGGGGATGGGTACGTTAATGGTTCAGTCAATTAATTACAGGGATTATCCAACAATAATGGGAATTACTGTGTTGATTGCAGGATTTGTTCTGGTAGGAAATATTGTGATTGACTTGTTTTATAGTGTACTGGATCCAAGGGTGTCCAGGTGA